The Candidatus Limnocylindrales bacterium genome has a segment encoding these proteins:
- the rpoN gene encoding RNA polymerase factor sigma-54: MIMDTRLNLKMTQRLVMTPMLQQAIKLLQMSALELKEMIEQEVIENPLLEVSLEDEPDQEKIGIEEIERELDGESSIQIESPPPTWEEPLETEPEEKKSSDLVNWEDYFEDNPSGLGEFTEWDPDSEGPSYENILTKSSSLIDHLIWQLQLTTSSEEELRIGTLIIGNIEEDGYLRTPLEDIAQEALCRVEDVERVLRKIQNFDPAGVGARDYRECFLIQIQHLKLQNTVIEKIIQENLLEPLVRGKYQELASKFNTTVEDIKLAHKILKKLNPKPGLEYSDEKTRYIIPDLYVYKMGSEYEVVLNEEDIPRLRINSLYKSILRHNNAEVSESTRQYVEQKLRSAIWLIRSIEQRKRTIYKVGKSIIKFQSEFLDHGISHLKPLVLRDVAEDISMHESTVSRVTTNKYMHTPRGIFELKFFFHSGLSRTSGNDISSIAVKEKIKNIILNEDTANPYSDKEILDLLKKDGIEIARRTIAKYREDLNIPSSVKRKRKTS; the protein is encoded by the coding sequence ATGATCATGGATACCAGACTCAATCTCAAAATGACTCAGCGTCTTGTCATGACGCCCATGTTACAGCAGGCTATTAAACTGCTGCAAATGTCTGCATTGGAACTGAAGGAGATGATTGAGCAAGAAGTTATCGAGAATCCTTTGTTGGAAGTTTCTTTAGAGGATGAACCGGATCAAGAAAAGATAGGGATCGAGGAAATCGAGCGAGAACTAGACGGTGAGTCATCTATTCAGATTGAGAGTCCCCCTCCCACCTGGGAAGAGCCCCTGGAAACAGAACCCGAGGAAAAAAAATCATCGGATTTGGTTAATTGGGAAGATTATTTTGAAGATAATCCCAGTGGGTTAGGAGAATTTACCGAGTGGGATCCCGATAGCGAAGGACCTTCTTATGAAAATATCCTGACCAAATCCTCCTCCCTCATCGACCATCTGATATGGCAACTTCAACTGACTACCTCCAGTGAAGAAGAACTGCGAATCGGTACGCTTATTATCGGTAATATAGAAGAAGATGGATATTTACGAACGCCTTTGGAAGACATTGCCCAGGAGGCCCTGTGTCGGGTAGAAGATGTGGAGAGGGTTTTAAGAAAAATTCAGAATTTTGATCCGGCCGGGGTCGGAGCCAGGGACTATCGGGAGTGTTTTCTGATTCAGATCCAACACCTCAAGCTGCAAAATACCGTTATCGAAAAAATTATCCAGGAAAACTTGCTGGAACCTCTGGTAAGAGGAAAATATCAAGAACTGGCCAGTAAATTTAATACCACGGTCGAAGATATTAAACTGGCTCATAAAATTCTTAAAAAGCTAAATCCCAAGCCCGGGTTGGAATATTCTGATGAAAAAACCCGATACATTATTCCCGATTTGTACGTCTATAAAATGGGATCAGAATACGAAGTCGTTTTGAATGAAGAAGATATTCCCCGCTTGCGAATCAATAGCCTTTATAAAAGCATCCTTCGACACAACAATGCGGAGGTCTCCGAATCCACCCGACAATATGTGGAACAAAAGCTGCGGTCTGCTATCTGGCTCATTCGAAGCATTGAACAGCGTAAACGAACCATCTATAAAGTGGGTAAAAGTATCATTAAATTTCAAAGCGAGTTCCTGGATCACGGAATCAGCCATTTAAAACCCCTTGTATTACGCGATGTGGCCGAAGATATTTCTATGCACGAATCCACCGTCAGTCGGGTGACAACCAATAAATACATGCATACGCCGAGGGGAATCTTTGAACTTAAATTCTTTTTCCACAGTGGGCTAAGCCGTACTTCCGGTAATGATATTTCCTCTATTGCAGTGAAAGAAAAAATAAAGAACATTATTTTAAATGAGGATACGGCGAATCCTTATAGTGATAAGGAAATTCTGGATCTTTTAAAGAAAGATGGTATTGAAATAGCCCGAAGAACCATCGCTAAGTACCGGGAAGATCTAAATATTCCCTCTTCAGTTAAACGAAAACGTAAAACCTCCTAA